The bacterium DNA window GGGGGGAGGATCCGCCGTCGCTCAAGCTATGGCGGGACAAGTCAGAGGTGGGGGTGAAAGTGATTTTTGAGGGGGGAAGACCGAGATGGGGGTGACTACGCTGGGGAACGAGAGGGACGCGGCAATCTCGGCAGCTGTGGGGTTCGCTGCGGCTTACTCCGGTCGCCCTTCAGATCGCGTCGCGCAGGAAATAGCTCGCGATGACATCGCCCTGTCATTGCGAAGCGACATCACATCCGGATTTCCTCGTGAAATCCGGATGCCGAGAGGAGCATTATGATCTGGGATGAAGAGTTTGAGAGTATGCCGAGGGATGCCCTTGAATCGCTCCAGCTGTATCGCCTCAGGAAAACAGCTGAGCGCGTCTACGCCACTGTCCCTTTTTACAAGGATGCCTTCGACAAGGCCGGGATCCATCCGTCCGGGATAGGCTCCATGGCAGACCTGGGCCGCCTGCCCTTTACCGACAAGACCGACCTGCGTGACAATTATCCTTTCGGACTTTTTACCCTGCCCCTTCACGAGGTCGTGCGGATCCACGCCTCATCAGGGACCACCGGGAAGCCCACCGTGGTCGGGTACACCAGGCGTGACATCGACACATGGTCATCGCTCATGGCCAGAACCCTGGCCTGCGCCGGCGTACGGAAGGGCGATGTGGTCCAGAACGCCTACGGCTACGGCCTTTTCACCGGAGGGCTGGGTTTCCACTACGGTGCGGAGAAACTTGGCGCGACGGTGATCCCTATCTCCGGCGGAAATACCAAGCGCCAGGTCATGCTCATGGAGGATTTCGCCAGCACAGTACTGACCTGCACACCTTCCTACGCCCTGACCCTTGCCGAGGCCATGGATGAGCTCGGAGTGACAAAGGATCGTCTCAAACTCCGGGTGGGGATCTTCGGGGCCGAGCCCTGGTCCCAGAACATGCGCCAGCAGGTGGAAACCAGGCTGGGGATCGACGCTATCGACATCTACGGGATCTCGGAGATCATTGGACCCGGCGTATCGGTCGAGTGTATCGAGGCCAAGAACGGACTCCACATCTTCGAGGATCACTTTATCCCCGAGATCATCGATCCTGAAACAGGAGAGAGCCTCCCATATGGAGAAGATGGTGAACTGGTTTTCACCACCATTACGAAAGAGGCGTTTCCGGTCATCCGGTACCGGACAAA harbors:
- a CDS encoding phenylacetate--CoA ligase is translated as MIWDEEFESMPRDALESLQLYRLRKTAERVYATVPFYKDAFDKAGIHPSGIGSMADLGRLPFTDKTDLRDNYPFGLFTLPLHEVVRIHASSGTTGKPTVVGYTRRDIDTWSSLMARTLACAGVRKGDVVQNAYGYGLFTGGLGFHYGAEKLGATVIPISGGNTKRQVMLMEDFASTVLTCTPSYALTLAEAMDELGVTKDRLKLRVGIFGAEPWSQNMRQQVETRLGIDAIDIYGISEIIGPGVSVECIEAKNGLHIFEDHFIPEIIDPETGESLPYGEDGELVFTTITKEAFPVIRYRTKDITRLHPEPCRCGRTHIRMDRVTGRTDDMLIIRGVNLFPSQIESLLMEIEGLEPHYQLIVDREGTMDTLEVQIEVNEDVFTDEIKGLEKLEKGVEKEIKDMLGISAKVRLVEPKTIERFEGKAKRVIDNRKI